Part of the bacterium genome, TCTAACCGGCGACTATGATGATTGCATAAAGGTCGCGGCCGGCGCGCGATCGTCATCACCTGGGACGACTCTGAAGGCGATTACGACCATGTGCCGCCGCCGGTGACCAAATGGGGCCCCGACGGCGGCGTCGTCAGCAATGGTCCGCGGGTGCCGCTGATCATGCTCTCGCCGTTCGCGCGGGCCCACGCCGTCGAGCCCGCCGCCGGCAGCCAGGCCTCGCTCGTCAAGTTCGCCGACGTGTTGTTCGTCCTGACTCCGCTGGCGCAACTCCCCGACGAGGCGGCGGCACGGGTGACGGGACGGCAGGTATTCCACCAAGATAACCTCGGGCCTGACGATGCGATGACCCCGGGGATCGACGACCTCGTCGGAGCGTTCGACCCCGCCCGGCTGGCCGGGCAGGCCGCGCCGCTCCCGGCGGGTTACGTGGAGATCCCGGACCAGAACGTCACGCGTCTCCCCGCGGCGAGCGGCATGTCATGCCGGAGCGTCGGCATCGTCCCGACGGATATCGGGCTGGGGGTCCACAACGAGATCCCGGCCGATTTCAACCCGCGGCCCGCCACCAACCCCAGCCCGCAACGGCCACACCCGGCGGCCGCCGGTGCGGTCTCGAGGTCTCACTGATGTCCACCGGATCCAATCCAGCCCCGGATCTCCAGTGTATCCGCTGGAAGAAGCGGCTTCGCGCGGTCCACGATGGTCCGCGGCCGGCCGGTTCAATATGCATGGCGGGGAGGATGGTCCGTGTCCAACGGGTTCGCGGTGTTTGCTGGCCGGTTTCGGAGTCAAAGCGTGCGGGTGTGTGCCGCCGCGCTGGTCGTGCTGGCCGGAGTCATGTGGGATGCTCCGGCCGGGCCGCCGGCGACGGCGGCCGCGGTCGCCGGCGGCCCGAAAGCGTACATCGGATTGTACGGCGACGACGCCGTCGGCGTGCTCGACACGTCAACCGGGCGTCTCCTTCGGACGATCAAAGTGCCTGCCGGGCCCGAAGCGGTCATCGTGGCCCCCGGCGGCCGCCGGGTCTACGTGTCGAGCGAGGACGCGACCGCGGTCAGCGTCGTCGACACCACAACCGACACGGTCATCAAGACACTCGACGTCGGGAAATTTCCCGAGGGCATGGCGCTCTCGCGCGACGGCCGTACGCTCTTGGTCGCCGTGTTCGGGATCGACAAGGTGGATTTGATCGACACCGCGACGTTCACCGTCGAGGCGCAGTTCGCGGTCGCCAAGGCCCACGGCGTGACCCTCGCTCCGGATGGGCGCACCGCGTATGTCGGGGCGCAGGACGTTCCCAACGGGAATGCGATCGTCGTGCTGGATGTCGCGAACCGGCGGATCGCCGCGCGCGTGCCCCTCGATAAGACGCCGCGCGGCTTGTTCCTCGCACCCGACGGCAAGTCACTCTACTTTACCGTCGCCAACAGCGCCGCGGTCTATATCTTGGACAGGGCGACCCGTGCGATCACGGGGCGGATCACGGTCGGTCCGATCCCGCACCAGATGGCGTTCACTCCGGACCACCGGACCGCACTGGTGGTCGTGCAGGGCAGCGGCCGGCTCGCGGTCGTCGATCTCGCGTCGCGACAGGTGCGCACCGACATCGCGGTCGGCAGGTTCCCGCATTGGGTGGCGATCACATCGGACGGCGAGCTCGCGTACGTGGCCAACGAAGGCGACAACACCCTGTCCGTGGTGAACGTGGCGTCCAAGAAGGTTGTTGCGACGCTTCCCGTCGGCGGCCTGCCGCGCAAGATCTCGCTGCAGCCGGGACCGGGGGCGATGAGCCAATACACGCCCTTTTCGGCCGCGGAGGGCGCGGCGGGATTTGCCGGGCGGCCGCTTCGGCCGGCCCCGGCCGCGAAGGCGGGCGACGCTCAGATCCACATCCGGGCATTTTCATTCGGCGCACAGACCGTGACCGTGGCGGCGGGCCACGCGGTGACCTGGATCAACGACGATCCCGTACCGCACACCGCGACCGCGCAGACGACGGAGGGCAAGCTCTGGGACACCGGTCAGGTGGTCCCGGGCGGAACCATGAGGGTGACGCTCACCACGCCGGGGACTTTCGTCTATCAATGCGATGACCATCCGTTCATGCGGGCGAAACTCATCGTAACGCGGTAGCTGAGGCGGGGGCGGTCGGACACCGGGTCCGGCCGCTCCCGGATCCATCGCGAAGCGCTATTCTGCGATCGCGGCCAGGCGTTCCAGGTCTCGGACGACGATCCGCGTCCGCTGCGCGTCGAGGATGTCGAGGCGTCGCCACTCCGCAAGGATCCGGCTGACCGTATACGGCGAGGTGATGACCAGCTCGGCAAGATCGCGGCGCGAGAGCGGCACCTCGATGACGGCGCCGCGGCGGGTCTTGCGGCCGACGTACTGGCCGAGCCCGAGAATCCTCCAATGCCTCCGCCGAGGCCAGCCGGACGGTCCCCCCCAGTGCAAGGACGCGGTCTCCGAACGGCTCCGTGGGCGCGATGATGCGTAGAATCACGCTTCGTCCGTCGGGATCGGTTCGAACGAGTTTCACCAGGCCGGCCGTCAGGAAGTAGACGTCCGTGGCCTGATCCCCTTGCCGGAAATACGGTTCCCCTTTACGGGCGGCCCGCTCATGGGCCGACTGCGCGAGCCCCTGCAGATCCATCCGGGCGAGGCTCCGGAACAACGCGCTGAGACTCAGGTAGACGTAGTCGTCCGC contains:
- a CDS encoding alkaline phosphatase family protein — its product is MHKGRGRRAIVITWDDSEGDYDHVPPPVTKWGPDGGVVSNGPRVPLIMLSPFARAHAVEPAAGSQASLVKFADVLFVLTPLAQLPDEAAARVTGRQVFHQDNLGPDDAMTPGIDDLVGAFDPARLAGQAAPLPAGYVEIPDQNVTRLPAASGMSCRSVGIVPTDIGLGVHNEIPADFNPRPATNPSPQRPHPAAAGAVSRSH
- a CDS encoding plastocyanin/azurin family copper-binding protein, translating into MSNGFAVFAGRFRSQSVRVCAAALVVLAGVMWDAPAGPPATAAAVAGGPKAYIGLYGDDAVGVLDTSTGRLLRTIKVPAGPEAVIVAPGGRRVYVSSEDATAVSVVDTTTDTVIKTLDVGKFPEGMALSRDGRTLLVAVFGIDKVDLIDTATFTVEAQFAVAKAHGVTLAPDGRTAYVGAQDVPNGNAIVVLDVANRRIAARVPLDKTPRGLFLAPDGKSLYFTVANSAAVYILDRATRAITGRITVGPIPHQMAFTPDHRTALVVVQGSGRLAVVDLASRQVRTDIAVGRFPHWVAITSDGELAYVANEGDNTLSVVNVASKKVVATLPVGGLPRKISLQPGPGAMSQYTPFSAAEGAAGFAGRPLRPAPAAKAGDAQIHIRAFSFGAQTVTVAAGHAVTWINDDPVPHTATAQTTEGKLWDTGQVVPGGTMRVTLTTPGTFVYQCDDHPFMRAKLIVTR
- a CDS encoding MEDS domain-containing protein, which encodes MAVTVKGGRHAFPEIAPGDHIIFIYEDASRLFAFVAPFIKKGLADGERCVYVAAESRPADVVEALSAGGVRVDQKKKRGAFALLTPREHFGLPAFDPVRTTERLRQELAEATSAGFTGLRVAAEMTWVGKAGVPEEALGEYEALLENVVGPGRATRACIYREDRFDPAVLERLVRTHGKVVADDYVYLSLSALFRSLARMDLQGLAQSAHERAARKGEPYFRQGDQATDVYFLTAGLVKLVRTDPDGRSVILRIIAPTEPFGDRVLALGGTVRLASAEALEDSRARPVRRPQDPPRRRHRGAALAPRSCRAGHHLAVYGQPDPCGVATPRHPRRAADADRRPRPGTPGRDRRIALRDGSGSGRTRCPTAPASATALR